Proteins from a single region of Clostridiaceae bacterium:
- a CDS encoding Gfo/Idh/MocA family oxidoreductase, with protein MKRLGIIGTGIIAHENYKGIEQTGKAEVVALCNRTYSKGVDFANKYGLKCPVYSDYRKMVDEVKPDIVLINTPHDLHEEMFIYCADRKIDIIIEKPLSDTAASSEAIVESANKNGIKAAVCHTQRFNTAFITAKKFIKNNNLGKLIAISDFITYNYFWEGRPEWFLEPARAGGGIVMNYGVHQFDRVHYMAEGKTVSLFAHIDWEKEGIAVDSSYQIMGIMDNGVTYTIACTGYTGPFANGMELRFTGGILRVYLCDTGIESYGVYYGDNNFKNFVKLPLVESENRPYYNEMKAIMDYMEGSTEETPVSVEYAAQMVKLVEAAKMSHERQVSINTL; from the coding sequence GTGAAGAGGTTAGGAATTATTGGTACCGGGATAATAGCTCATGAGAATTATAAAGGTATTGAGCAGACAGGCAAGGCTGAGGTCGTTGCCCTTTGCAACAGAACATACAGTAAGGGAGTGGACTTTGCCAATAAATACGGCCTTAAATGTCCGGTATATTCCGATTACCGTAAGATGGTAGATGAAGTGAAACCTGATATTGTCTTAATAAATACACCTCATGACCTGCATGAAGAGATGTTTATTTATTGTGCGGACAGGAAAATTGACATAATAATTGAAAAACCTCTTTCGGATACCGCAGCATCTTCTGAAGCTATTGTAGAATCTGCAAATAAAAATGGTATTAAGGCAGCAGTATGCCATACTCAGAGATTTAATACAGCTTTTATTACAGCAAAGAAATTTATTAAAAATAATAATCTGGGTAAATTGATAGCCATTAGCGACTTTATTACATACAATTACTTCTGGGAAGGAAGGCCGGAGTGGTTTCTTGAGCCTGCAAGGGCCGGAGGAGGAATTGTAATGAACTATGGAGTCCACCAGTTTGACAGGGTACATTATATGGCTGAAGGAAAAACGGTAAGCCTTTTTGCCCATATTGACTGGGAGAAAGAAGGAATTGCCGTGGACAGCTCCTACCAGATAATGGGTATAATGGATAACGGAGTGACCTATACAATTGCTTGTACAGGATATACAGGACCATTTGCCAACGGAATGGAGCTGCGTTTTACAGGTGGTATCTTAAGGGTGTATCTTTGCGATACCGGCATAGAATCCTATGGCGTGTATTATGGTGATAATAATTTTAAAAACTTTGTGAAACTTCCTCTGGTTGAGAGTGAAAACAGACCGTATTATAATGAGATGAAAGCCATAATGGATTACATGGAGGGAAGCACAGAGGAAACTCCTGTAAGCGTTGAATATGCTGCCCAAATGGTAAAGTTGGTAGAGGCAGCCAAAATGTCACATGAGCGGCAAGTTTCAATTAATACATTATAA
- a CDS encoding L,D-transpeptidase family protein — MLDLKYSEDLRHTDLEQETNSVLKEKGYCIFIEIEDKRLYLLYDGKCIKEYVIATGKSGLPSPIGYWKIIQKADWGEGFGGRWMGLNVPWGMYGIHGTIYSESIGSASSHGCIRMYNKDVAELYSIVPHGTPVVIVNGSFGPFGRGFDDINPGDRGADVRAIQIRLKQLGYFNGYASGIYEDDLKYALHRFQKDKGLEVKNTISREDWLEMGFMEFE; from the coding sequence ATGCTGGATCTAAAGTATTCTGAAGACTTAAGGCATACTGATTTAGAGCAGGAAACCAACAGTGTTCTTAAAGAAAAAGGATACTGTATATTTATTGAGATCGAAGACAAACGGTTATACCTTCTTTATGACGGAAAATGTATCAAAGAATATGTGATAGCTACAGGGAAGTCTGGATTGCCCTCTCCCATTGGATATTGGAAGATAATACAAAAGGCAGACTGGGGAGAAGGTTTCGGTGGAAGATGGATGGGTCTAAATGTTCCCTGGGGAATGTACGGTATACATGGAACCATATATAGTGAATCTATAGGAAGCGCATCCAGCCATGGATGCATAAGAATGTATAATAAAGATGTTGCTGAACTTTACAGCATTGTTCCCCATGGTACTCCCGTGGTAATAGTCAACGGTTCTTTTGGCCCTTTTGGAAGAGGTTTTGATGACATAAACCCTGGAGACAGGGGAGCTGATGTGAGAGCCATACAAATAAGGCTTAAACAATTAGGATATTTTAATGGTTATGCTTCAGGCATTTATGAAGATGATTTAAAATATGCCCTTCACAGATTTCAGAAGGATAAAGGCCTGGAGGTGAAGAATACCATA